A single genomic interval of Microbacterium sp. BLY harbors:
- a CDS encoding enoyl-CoA hydratase/isomerase family protein, with product MSDAILFAVDGGLARLTLNRPTRLNAFNADLAYAWRDATVEATSRDDVQAILIDAAGPAFCAGGDVIDMATTMGSSGAEITALAEVINTGIRALTESSVPVVAAAHGTTAGGGLGILLATDYAVVGSRSQLGSLYANIGLTPDLSVSAQLARAVGQRRALQLVLQDRLLTAAEALDWGLVAEVVEGEDGRAEADRVRARAEEVARFWLAGAADAYGQAKRLVRSQPERTFAEQLSEEARSIGAALETPDAQARVAAFAAASAKKAV from the coding sequence ATGAGTGATGCCATCCTGTTCGCCGTCGACGGAGGGCTGGCGCGCCTGACCCTCAACCGTCCGACCCGCCTCAATGCCTTCAACGCCGATCTGGCGTACGCGTGGCGGGATGCGACGGTCGAGGCGACGTCGCGGGACGACGTGCAGGCCATCCTCATCGACGCGGCGGGCCCGGCGTTCTGCGCGGGCGGCGACGTGATCGACATGGCGACGACGATGGGGTCGTCCGGGGCGGAGATCACCGCGCTGGCGGAAGTCATCAACACCGGGATCCGCGCGCTCACGGAGTCGAGCGTCCCGGTGGTCGCCGCGGCGCACGGCACGACGGCCGGCGGCGGACTCGGCATCCTGCTCGCCACGGACTATGCGGTGGTGGGATCACGGTCCCAGCTCGGGAGCCTGTACGCGAACATCGGCCTCACGCCCGACCTCTCCGTGTCCGCACAGCTCGCGCGCGCCGTCGGCCAGCGCCGCGCCCTCCAGCTCGTGCTGCAGGACCGGCTGCTCACCGCCGCGGAGGCCCTCGACTGGGGGCTGGTGGCGGAGGTCGTGGAGGGCGAGGACGGCAGGGCGGAAGCCGACCGCGTCCGCGCGCGAGCCGAGGAGGTCGCGCGGTTCTGGCTCGCCGGGGCCGCCGACGCGTACGGCCAGGCCAAGCGGCTGGTGCGGTCCCAGCCCGAACGCACCTTCGCGGAGCAACTGAGCGAGGAGGCCCGCTCCATCGGTGCCGCGCTGGAGACCCCGGACGCGCAGGCGCGGGTCGCGGCGTTCGCGGCAGCATCCGCGAAGAAGGCCGTCTGA